TGAAAAAAAGTTATGGGAACAATCATGTGCTTGATGGTTTTAATATGAACTTGAATGAAGGGGAAAACTTAGTTATCATGGGAAAATCGGGTTCTGGTAAATCCGTAATGATAAAATGTCTGATTGGATTAGAAGAACCAGATGCGGGAACTATTGAAGTAATGGGACAAGACATTAATAAGCTTGACCATGAGGAATTAGATGAACTAAGAACCGAAGTTGGTTTCTTATTTCAAGGAAGCGCTCTTTATGATTCAATGACCGTTCGAGAAAATTTAGAGTTCCCTTTACGACGACATACCAAAAAGTTTGGCGTAATAAAAGACACCACTCCATTAGTAATGGAAGCCTTAGAAAATGTAGGATTAGGACATACCGTTAATTTGATGCCAGAGGAACTTTCTGGAGGTATGAAGCGTCGAATAGCTTTGGCCAGAACATTAATTCTCCAACCAAAGATAATTCTATACGACGAACCAACTACGGGACTAGATCCAATAACAGCAAAGGAAATTTTGTTATTAATGATTTCGATTCAAAAAAAATACAATACTTCGGCGATTATAATTACACACGATGTGGATTGTGCCAGAGTAATTTCAAATAGAATGATTTTATTGGTTGATGGCATCAATTATGCCGAAGGTACTTTTGAAGAATTATCTGCTTCAACCGATCCTAAAGTGCAAGCTTTCTTTAAATAAATATAAAAATGGAAAAAACAACATCACAAAAAATACGACTTGGTCTTTTTGTAATATTAGGGTTATTAATTTTTATAATAGCTGTGTACTTCATTGGTGATAAACAAAAAATGTTTGGAAAAACAAATCATCTTACTGCTGTTTTTAATAACGTAAACGGATTAGAATTAGGTAATAATGTTCGGTATTCAGGAATAAACGTAGGTACCGTTCGAGGAATCGAAATGATAAACGATACCGCTATTCAGGTGGATATGATTATTGACAAAACTATTTTTTCCTATATCAAGCAAGACGCTGTTGCTATTATTGGTTCAGATGGCCTTGTTGGTAATATGGTTATCAATATTATTCCTGGAAAAGGCGATGGTCTTAAA
Above is a window of Flavobacterium sp. 123 DNA encoding:
- a CDS encoding ABC transporter ATP-binding protein, which produces MSATNQKVIIEIKDLKKSYGNNHVLDGFNMNLNEGENLVIMGKSGSGKSVMIKCLIGLEEPDAGTIEVMGQDINKLDHEELDELRTEVGFLFQGSALYDSMTVRENLEFPLRRHTKKFGVIKDTTPLVMEALENVGLGHTVNLMPEELSGGMKRRIALARTLILQPKIILYDEPTTGLDPITAKEILLLMISIQKKYNTSAIIITHDVDCARVISNRMILLVDGINYAEGTFEELSASTDPKVQAFFK